In Deltaproteobacteria bacterium, the genomic stretch TCATCTCCCTGAAACATTCTCCAAAAGGACTTTTAAAATTGCTTCTTCTTGAAGGTTAACCACTTGAATACGTTCAATTCCACCAACTAAATGGGATAAGATCCTTAAGATTATATAGCTTTCGGAGCCTTCAAAGGGTCTTGACCTCTGAGGTATGCGGGCAAACCCCTAATTCAGGTCAGTGTTTCACGTGGAACATTCACTTAGCGCCCCTTGGCCGGGGGATTATCTTTATACTTTTCATCTCCCCCTCCCCCTCACTTCTGGTCTCTACCTCGCTGTAATCTTTCAAGGCAAGATGCACTACCCTCCTGTCTCTTGGGTTCATGGGCTGCAAACTGACCGCCCTCCCCGCGCTTTTGACCTTCTCCCCCATGCGCAGCGCCAATCGTTCTAGGGCTTCATTTCTTCTCTCGCGGTACTGTTCTGTATCTACAACTACTATCTTCCTCTCCCCTAGGCCTTTAGCCACGATCCTCTCCACCATATATTGGATGGCATCCAAGGTCTTGCCATGCCGCCCGATCAACAGGCCACTTCCGTCTCCCTTGATGTTTAAATAGATCCTCCCCCCTTCCACTCTTCCCTCTACCTGGGCAGGTACGTTGATGCCCGCAATGATCCTTTCCAAGACCATCTTCGCATAGTTGAGGTCCTCATCCTCTGCCTCCTGGGGCCCTTTTGGTCTCGCCCTCACCTTCACCTTTTTATTCCCTATTAAACCGAATATCCCACGGGACTTCTCCTCGATGACCTCAAACTCCAGTTCTTCCCTCTTTTTTCCTAGTTCCTTGCATATCTCCTCGATGGCCTCCTCGGCGTTCCTGGCCTCTTTTTCTATCAACATCTTGCCGCCTCCTTACTTCTTCCTGTTTATGTAAAATTGGTGTCCGATAGTAAGGACATTGGTCACCAGCCAATACAAGACCAGCCCAGAGGGAAAGTTTAGAAAGATAAAGGTAAAGAAGATGGGCATGAGGGACATCATCTTAGACTGGGCAGGGTCTGCGGTGGGTGCAGTAGTCATCTTTTGTTGTAAGTACATTGTTCCCCCCATGAGCAATGGTGCAATATAGGTAGGGTCTTTATCTGCCAGGTCTCTTATCCACCAGATAAAGGGGGAATGCCTGAGCTCTATAGAGTTCAGAAATGCCCGATAGAGGGCAAAAAATACCGGCAATTGCAGGAGCATGGGGAAGCACCCGCTGAAGGGATTCACCTTGCGCCTTTTATACATTTCCATAATTTCCTTATTTAAACGCTGTTTATCGTTTTTATATTTCTGTTGTAATTTCTTTATCTCTGGCTGCAACTTCTGCATCTCTTTCATCGACTCCTGGCTTTTGTGGGTAAGGGGGGTGAAGAGAATCTTAAGAAACAAGGCCAGAATGATGATATCCAGACCATAGTTGCCCGTAAATTTGTTGGTGAAGCTGAGGATCTTCAGGATAGGAACTGCTATAATGCTAAACCAACCATAATCAACGGCCTTCTTCGCCGTAGGAGCTATCTGCGAGAGAAGGTGAGAAAGCTTTGGCCCCAGAAAGAGGGTGTAGGATACCATCCCCTTCTCCCCTGGCCTGATATCCATGGGGGTGAGGAGGACATTGTGGATGACATCTTCAGGGACACGGCTTAATATCAGTCTTGTCCCCTTAATCGACGGATAGATCAGGGAGATGAAATAGTCTTCGTTATAGGCAAACCACTCCATCTCCTTGACGGCCTTTCCCTCTCCTTTTATCTTCTTCGGCTTGATCTTTTCCAAGCCACCATCAGTATAATAGATAGGGCCAAAGAACCCATAATATCCCTTCTTTTTTTCAACCTTACCTATCCATTCCAGCTCCAGCGTGTCTTTGACTAAACCCGGGTTGACAGAGTTGGAGACCACTACTTCCATATCCAACCTGTAGCTACCGGCGTAAAATTTAAACCTCTTTTCGATCTGCTCCCCCGCAGGGGACCTCCAGTGCAAGGTGAGTACCCCTTCCTCTCCTTCGTGTCTCAATTTTATTCCTTTTGAGGAGGAAACAAAGGGTATCCCCTCGTCGTATCCAATCCCCCCCCTTCTAAACCTGATCCCCAGAGGTAACTCATCCAGGGCCGTGGTGTTCACGATATCTACCGGTTTAGCAGGGGTTTTCTCCACCTTTTTTCGTCCAAGGACCCCCCTCACCAAGTTCTGCACGTACCTTCCCAGGGGGTGCATAGGGACCCGGTCCTTATATCCCTTCAGCTTCCAGCTCTTCAGCCGCCCCCCATAGGTAGTGAAGGTAGCTGTATACAGGGGAGTATCCACCACTACATCTTGACAGGAGACCTTCTTTAAGGGCAGCCTGGGCCTTGTGACAGCCTTGGCCACCTCTTCCTTAGGCTCGAACCTTCGCTCCTCCACTTGTTGCTCAACCTTGGCCCCCTCCTTACTGGGAACCTTTTTCTTCGTCTTCTGGTCAACCAATCCTTGATAGAGGAACAACACCAATATGGCAAGGATCATAGCAATGATCAACCGCTGGTTCATTATGCCAACCTCCTAGAATATCATCGACACCAAGGGCTATTTTACGGGATCATAACCGCCAGGGTGTAAGGGGTGACATTTGAGAATCCTCTTGGCGGAAAGAAGGATGCCACGCCACAATCCATAAACCCTGATAGCCTCAATGGCATAACTGGAACAAGATGGATAGAAACGGCAAGAGGGGCCAAGTAGGGGGGATATGAAAATCTTATATGCCTTGATGATCCCTATGGCCAAATCCCTCCAGATATGCCTCCTAAAGGAAACCTTCTCCACTCCTTCGGCCATCCTCCTTTCGCAGCTCCAAAAGGGAGCGTAATTCCTCCACCACCTGGTCATACTTTAAATCCTGAGCCCCCTTTTTCCCCACGATTACATAGTCAGTGGAAGGGGGTAACATATCCTTATTCCTCCGGAAGAATTCCCTTATCAACCTCTTCACCCTGTTTCTCTCCACGGCCGTGCCCATCTTTTTGCTTGCCACTGCCCCAACTCTGGAAAATCCCCAATCGTTTCCCCTCGCGATGATCAGAAAATTTTTTGTATTCCTCCTGTTGCCCTCTTTAGCAATACGTTGGAAATCTCTTTTCTTTCTCAATCTTTCTTCTTTGCGCAGACCCTCGCCTTTGCCTTGTTGGGGCATTTTTATACTGTCAACCTCTTCCTCCCCTTAGCCCTTCTGCGTTTCAATATCCTTCTTCCCCCTTTTGTGCTCATCCTCTGCAAAAATCCGTGTGTCCTCTTTCTGCTGATATTACTGGGTTGATAAGTCCTTTTCATTTAACCCGCTCCCTTCACCGATTATAAAAATAGATCTCTGAATTATAATATTTAATCATAGCATATACTTTCTTGTCAAGCATTGCCTGCAGTCCCATTCAGGCGATTTTCGATAATGCCGAGAAGGTAAGCTTAGGTCATTAAAAATAAATTTATATATTGACAAATGTGGATATGCTAATTAATATAATTTCCATGCATCAACTACAGGAGATATTCAAGGCCCTCTCCGATGAGACGAGGTTCAGGATCTTGAAGCTCCTCGGCGAAAGGGAGGTCTGTGTCTGCGAGATGATGCAAGTCCTGGAGATGCCCCAGTCCACTATCTCCCGACACATGAACATCCTCAAGCGGGCAGGACTTGTAATGGGGAGGAGAGAGGGGAAATGGGTGCATTATAGCCTTCAGCCTGCTGCCTTTAACCCTTATGCTGGATCTGTACTCGAGCTGATAAAGGGGCTCTTGGAGGACAATGATACGGTAAGAAAAGACAAAGAAGCATTGAAAAAGGCAGTAAGGGTGTGCTCGGTTCCCCGAATTTCCTCACCGTCCCAAAACTCTTCAGGCCTTAGATAAGGAGGTAAGGAAAGATGGGGTTTAACCATGTATTGGCCTTGCTGGTAACCGGCTTAGGCGTAGGTTTTGCCAGTGGCCTTCTGGGAATCGGCGGTTGTTTCATCATGATACCGGTCCAGTACTGGATCTATGTATCCATGGGTGTAGAGCCGGGTACCGCCATCAAGGTGGCCTTTGGTACCAACCTCTTTGTGGTGCTGCCCACGGCAATGAGCGGCTCCATGGGCCATCATAGAAAGGGGGCGGTGTGGTGGAAGGCGGCCTTTGTGCTGGGCATCTGCGGACTCATCGGCGCCATCATCGGCGCCACCATACCAGCATCGGTGGTTTAATCGGTTACATTACAAACGGTTGGGGGGTGCCGGGTATCCCCTCACCCAATCCAGGACGGCCCATTTGCTTCCCGCCAAGCAACTCAAACTCATCTTCATCATCGTCATGTTCTACATGGGGCTGAAGATGATCGGGGTCTTCCAGTGGCTCCACTTGCCGATATAACGGAATTATGAAGGGCCTTCAAGAAATTACCCGAGGGAGCAAATTTCATGATTTCCCACCCAACTCCTCCTTGACAAAAATATATAACCACTGTTTAATAAGGGCTCAAAAAGGGAATGGAATATGAGGGAGATATTCAAACATAACTCAGGCCGGATCTTTCTCACTATCCTGTTGCTATCAATAATAGCTATGCTCTGGGTCCCCAGGTATTTCTTTGAGCCCCATATCTTCTTCGGCTGGTTGCCCCCACCCTTTCTCGCTGGTATTATCTTCGTCCTCGTTTGGCTCGTTGCCTATCTCATCTATTTCTTTAGATACTGGCCCTTCAGAGATTAAAAGGAGGCGCCATGTCCATAGTTATCTTGGGTCTGTTCGGGATCGCGGTCCTCTGGATGGCTGTCTACGGCTACAGGATCTCCGCCAAGACCGCGGAAGACTACATGCTGGCCGGCAGGGGGATCGGGATCATAGTGATGTTCTTCCTCACCCTCTTTGGCATATCAAGCGCCTGGACCTTCTACGGATATCCCGGATTTTTATATCGCCATGGCCCCTCCTTTGTCTACTTTGTGTGGGGGTGTGTGGTGGGGTTTGTATCGCTCTATATGTTTTTGGGGCCCAGGTTGTGGGCGGTGGCCAAGCTCAACCACTTCCTCTCCCCTGTAGAGATCCTTTCCAAAAGATATGAATCAAATACCCTGCGCTTCGTCCTGGCCCTTGTCCTGCTCGCCTCCATCATCCCCTATATCGGTCTGGAGTCCTTGGGTGTGGGATTGGGGTTTAAGGCCTTTGCAGGATTTCATCCGGCAATAGGGATCATCTATACGACAATCCTCTTGATCTTCATCATCCTCTTGGGGGGGATGAGGATGACCGCCTGGACCAATATCCTTCTCGGCATCATCTATACTACTACCTTTTTGGGTTCCCTCTTATGGATAATACATATAGTTTTCCCCCACGGCCTTCCTCAAGCCGTCCAGATCCTCGCCGCCAAGGGGCCAAAACTCCTCTACGCCCCAGGACCAAAGGTGGTGGGTGAACCCCTCTTTACCCATCCGGTTATCGTGGGCGTATTCATCACTGGATTTATGGCCTTTTCCTGGCCCCATATCGTAATGGGAGCCTTAACCGTGAGGGACAAGTCCATTTTTAAATGGCTTCCCCTATTGGGTATAGCGGCTGGAGGGATAGGCTTTTACACCATCCCCTTCCTTTGGGGTTCTCTCGTGGCCCCTGCCATAAGCCACATGGATGGGACCCTGGTCCCTGTGGCTAGTGGCAAGGCGGCGGACAATATTGTTCAGGTGATCATCACCAAATATCTCCCCGGCTGGTTCTCAGCCTTTGCCCTCATGGGGGTCGTCGCTGCTGCCCTCTCTACCGCCGCTATACAGCTAATGACATCGGCTATCCTGGTCTCCAGGGATCTGATCCACGGATTCTTTAAGCCCGATGCCACTGATAAACAACTCATCACCTGGACAAAGTTCGCGGTCATAGGTCTGATCATCTTATCCTTGGGGATAGCCGTCTGGAACCCCATGGCCCTGGCCCTCTATCTCACGCACGTGGCCGTGCCCGGGTTTGCCCAGTGGGCACCGTGCCTTGCGGGTGGGATCCTCTGGAAAAGGGGTACAAAACAGGGGGCTATCGCAGGGGTCCTTGCAGGAACGGCCCTTTTGATTGTAGGGTTTATCTGCCATTTCACGGATGCCATAATCCTCTCCTTTATTATCAACACCCTCATCTACATAGTAGTCAGCCTCTTGACCCCTAAACCCTCGGACCAAGTCGAGAGGATATTCTTCGATGAGGTGGAGGAATTCTTAAAGGAAAAGGCCTGATGGAATGGAGGCTGATCAATAATAGCGAGGGAGAGGTAGCAGACCTGCTGGCCCTGCCAGCGGCCGTGGCTGAGGCCAGAATAGCGGGGCGCTATATCCTCACCTCAAAACCCATACCGGAGACGATAATCATTCAACGGGTTAAGAAAAAAGGAATTTTAGCTGGTGCGGAGGTGGTGGTAGACAGGGAGGAAGCAGAAAGCGAGGAAATAGAGATCGCCGTGCAGCCCAGAGGAGGGCGTGGGGGTATGCGCCCGGCAGAGACGATCTCTCTTCAGGAGCTGATGCTTAAGGCAAAGGACAAGTTCACCCCAGTGGATAACCCACCTGATGAGACCGCAGCCCTCATCTATACCTCTGGCACTACGGGAAATCCCAAGGGGGTAATGCTCACCCACGGCAACTTCCTGGCCGAGTGCGAGGCGACCTCAGAGATCATAACCACCACTGAGGGGGATAGATTCGCCACCTTGGTCCCCTTTTTCCATATCTATGGTCTGGCCATAGGTCTGGTGGTCTCCCTCTTTCGAGGGTGCGGCTCGGTCTTATTCCCCCAATACTCCCCACGCCAGTTCCTGAAGCGGATGGGTAAGGAAAAGGTCTCCATCCTCATCGCCATCCCCACTCAATACCATCACCTCTTGCTTGCCGCCAAGAAGAGGTCCTTCGCCCAGCCCTCTCTAAAATACTGCATATCTGGGGCTGCTCCCTTGCCCGTAAATGTTATCCAGGCCTTCAAGGAGGCCTTCGGGGTCGATATCACCGAGGGGTATGGTCTTACCGAGACCACGGCCGCCGTGGCAGTAAACCCTCGGGAAAAGACAAAACCAGGATCTGTGGGTATATCAGTTAAGGGCGTGCAGATAAAGATAGGGGATGACCAGGGGAATGCGTTGTCTCCTCACAAGGCAGGGGAGGTCCTCGTAAAGGGCAAGGTGGTGATGAATGGGTATTATAACCTCCCGGAGGAGACCCAAGAGGTCTTGAGAGATGGGTGGTTGTGCACAGGCGATATAGGATATCAAGACGAGGAGGGATACCTCTATATCACCGAGAGAAAGAAGGATATCATCATAAAAGCAGGATTCAACATCTCCCCGGCGGAGATAGAGGAGCTCTTGTGCTCCCATCCTAAGGTGAAGGAGGCAGCCGTAGTGGGCCAGAAGGAAAAGGAGGGGAGGGAGGAGGCCATAAAGGGCTTTATAGTCCCTGTTGAGGGGGAGGAGATAACCCCTGCGGAGATCATCGGATACTGCAGGATGAAACTGGCCCCCTATAAGGTGCCTGATGAGATAGAGTTTACGGAAGGCCTGCCTAAGAGTGCCACCGGCAAGGTAGTGAGAAGGGAGCTGCGGCAGGGATATAAAGACATGAGGGTCATAGAGAGGGGATGAATTTAGGAAGACTTCTAGAGGAAAGGGCCAAGGAGTATCCCAAAAAGGCCGCCCTCCTCTATGAGGGAAAGGCCATAAGCTTTGAGGAGCTCAACAAGAACGTAAATCGGCTTGCAAATGGCCTGAAGGGTCTCGGTATAGAGGGAGGGGACAGGGTGGCCCTCATGCTCCCCAATACACCGGAGTTTGTCTATTCTTTCTTTGCATGCCAGAAGCTGGGCGCAATAGCGGTCCCCTTTAATACAATGCACAAAGGTGGTGAGATACTTTACATTCTTAAAGATTGCGCGGCCAAGGCTATCATCACCCTTAACAGCGCAGTCCCCCTTATCAATGAGATCCGACCAGAACTTCCCCATTTGCAATACATCATCACTACCGGGGAGCGCAACCTGACCTTTGCCGATCCTGAATCCACGCTCTTCCTCCAGGGGGTGTTATCCAAGGGTATCTTCAAGGACCTAGATGATGCCTATAGGAAGATAGGGGATGCCTTAGTACAGGGGTTGTGGGAGTTGGGATTGAAAGAGATATGGTATAAGCACAGGGGAAGCCTGCGGATAGGGGGAAGGAAGCTGGCGGGTTTTTATTTCTCCGAAATCGAAGGCTTATATATCTTAAATATCATCTGTTTCCTTGCCCCTTTTGACCCCTCGGACTTCTTTTCCGTCATCTGGGTTCCACCAGAGGTAAAGGACAAGGTCTTAGAGCCCTTGACCTCGATCCAGGAGGAGTTGGGGAGGCGGCCCACCGACGAGGAATTTCGAGAGGCAATCTTGGGCGCCCTGGAGAAGGGGTTTGGAATTAAATTAAAAGAGGGTACCTTCACAAGGGATGAACGATTTGGTTACGAAAAACATAAGGCTGTGGCCAAGAAAAAATAAACCCCTCTCCTATCATGGACTTGGCCAAACACCCCAGGCCGACGGAATTCCGTAAGATCAGCGGTCCATATCTTTAGAGGATAGAGGCTTTCCCTTTTTCACTTAAGAGCCGCAACACCTTTCCTTTTCATCTATTGCAAATTTCACATTGACGTGGTGCATCACTTGTGTTACACTTAGAAAACTACTGAAGGAGGAAAACAATATGCCTTCAAAAAATCCTCGTATCAATGTGGTACTTGACGAGCATATCTACCAAGACGTTAGATTTCTAGCTGAAAAGGATGGCGTATCCCTATCTACAGAGGTGAGAAACCTCCTAAAAGAGGCCCTTGAGCTACAGGAAGACCTTTACCTGGCCGCTTTTGCTGAAGAAAGAGAGGAATCATGGGATGAATCTGCGGCCCTTACACATGAAGAGGTCTGGTCTTAGAGCTCTACTTCTGAAAAAAGGCGATGGCTTTCAGAACTCTTTACCATCGTGATGTTAAAAAAGTCGATCTACCAAAGATCGACAAGAAGAACAGGGCTATGATAAAAAGAGCTATTGAAGAACGCCTCGCAACTAGACCAGAGCTTTATGGTAAACCATTACGAAAAACACTTAAAGGGTACTGGAAATTGAGGGTAGGAGAATATCGAATTGTTTATAAAATATCCGCTGATGATATTCTTATTCTGGGTATTATTAATCGAAAAGATGTTTATCAGCGAATTAAAAAGAGAACGAGCGGTTAGCTTTTGACTCATATATTACGTTTATTACACCTCTTTACCGATGACCTCCTCCTTGAGAGGGAATCTACCGCAGCTGAACTTTCCCTCTGGGCAATACCCCAGACGCTCGCACTTCGCACCTCCATTCTCAAATACAGGGGGCAACTCCTTGCGGCATATCTCCAACATCTTGTTCGCCAATGCCCGTATCTCCCACTGTGCCCGCTGGCAGCACCTCTGGGCAAAGAAATGTAATAATTCCCTGCAGTTCATGGTGACCACGATCTTGGTTTCCACGGCCTGGGGGAGGACGAATCTCGCATCTTCATAGGCCTTTTCCCCTACGATCCCCTTCTCCTTAAACCCAGCCACCAGGGTCAGATAACCCCGTTGGATATCGTCCATGAGCCGCAAGAACTCTTTTCGAAGGACCTCATCCTCTGCGATAGAGGGTGGAACAATGTAGTTAAATCGCTCCATGTCCACATACCTTTGGCTCTGCTGGGAGTAAGAGGCTATCCTGTATCTCACCAGCTGATGGGTCAAGGCCCTGGAGATCCCTTCGATGGCAAAGGTGAACTTTACATGTTCCAGGGGGCTATCGTGGCCAGAAACCATCATCTCCCTGATAAAGGTGGCCTTGCGCCCCTCGCTTATATCCTCCTCCCACATATCCCCTGCCCAGCGGGAAGAGTAACACTGGCGATAGGCCACATAGAGCAAAGAGAGGGGGTCCTCACTCATCTCCAAAAGACTTACCTTTAATCCTACTAGGGGCATCTTTCCCTCCTTTTGAGCACCATTTTAGCCTAATTATGGGGTCCCTGCAAAGGTTTTTAAGGTTGCATACCTATCATAAAATTTGTATGCTGGGAAGCAATGAAACGGGTTGTAATTACAGGGATAGGGGTCATCAGCCCCATCGGGATCGGCAGGGAGGAGTTCTGGCAGGGTTGTGTGGAGGGACAATCCGGCATCAGACCCATCCAGAGTTTTGAAGTGGGTCACCTCCGCTGCGGGCTGGGCGGACAGGTGGAGGACCCAGATTACAAGAAATATATAAAGGCGGGCAACCTTCGCCGTATGGACCGCATCAGCAGGATGGCGGTGGCCTCGGTGAAGCTCGCCATGGAAGATGCGGACCTGCTGATAGAGGAGGAAGCCCCTGAGAGGGTGGGGATCATGATCGGAACCGGGCTGGGTAGTTCTAAAACGGTGGACCTCTTCTTCCGGGACCTGGTGCGGGACGGCCCTAATGAGGTAGCCCCCCTGCTGTTTCAGACCTCAGTCCCCAACGCCATCTGCAGCCATGCCTCTATCGAGTTTGCGATCAAGGGGATCAATTCCACCTTTTCCCAAAAAGAGGCCTCAGCTGAGAGCGCCATCGTCCACGCCTTCGAGGCCTTGCGCCGTGGTAAGGCAGAGGTGATCTTCGCCGGTGGAGCAGATGAGATCAGCGAACCCCTTTATAATGTATACGCCACTTTGGGGGGTCTCTCCCCCCAAAGGTCTAAGTATCCGGAGGGGATGAGGCCCTTTGATCGCACCAGAAACGGGATCGTACTAGGAGAGGGAAGCGGCATTATGGTCATGGAGACCCTCGAACATGCACATCGACGTGGCGCCACTATCTATGCAGAGATAGTGGGATATGGGATGACCGGGGGTAACTACGGTATCTTGAGCTATGACAGTGACGGCCGTTCCATGGCCAGGGCGATCTCGCAGGCAGTGGCAGATCTCCCGCAAGTGGATTACATCTGCGCTGCTGCCAATTCCACCCAGGCCCTGGATCGAGCTGAAACTAAGGCCATCAGGGAAGTATTTGGAAAAAAGGCAAGGGGGATATCCATCAGTGCCATCAAGTCGATGACCGGAGAATTTGACGCCTCAGGGGGTATAAGGGGATGTGCCGCGGTTCTGGGCATTAAGGAAGGGGTCGTTCCCCCAACCATCAACTACCGAGAACCCGACCCAGAGTGCGACCTGGATTATACGGTCCAGGGGGCCAGGAGGAAAAAGATTGAATCTGCCCTCCTCAACGGCTTTGCCAATGGTGGAGCCAACGTATCCGTTCTCTTTAAGAGGTTTTCCTAGAAGTAACCGTCAATCCTGCCCCCCTCCCAAAGGATGCTATATGTAGAGGTGTGATTATCGATGATAAAAGAGTCGGTGAGATATGGCGCTGTTCAGAATCTATATGTGGGCAATGGAGATTAGGTGGTGTTTTGAAAAATTAGGGTTTCTTCTCCTTTGTTGAGGTAATTGTTACTCTTTTCCCAGGTTACGTTGAGGGTGGAGATGTTGCAATCTCCACCCTCGATCCATTCCTGCTATTCGGAAAGCCAACCATAGATCGTCCGGAACACCATATCGTGAGATTTTTCCAAGACCAGCCCATGAGAGGCGTTGCCAATCAGCATATAGGCCTTCTTCTCGACCTTACAGTCTTTGAAGCAATTCATTGCATCTTCTAAATCGACAAACACTTCATGTTCGCCATACATGAAAAGCGTAGGACATTTAAGCATTGGTACATATTTTGCGTGGGGACAATATTGGGCGTCTATGAAAGGACCAGTAGGTATTTTGGGAGTTCGCTTCTGGACAATTTCAACAAATTTATTCAGAACTTTTTCATCATATTTATACCAAATACCTTTGGCTGACACAGGATTTGAGGGAACGAAATTTTTCCCTGTTTCGGCCATATGACTCAACTTGGCAACCCCCTTTTTCACCTTCTTATTAACCGTTTTGTAGGGCAACCCCATTAATACCATACGTTCTACTTCTTCTGGATACTTTGCAGCAAGTGCTAGTGAAATCACCGTTCCGAAAGAGAGGCCAACCACATCAACCTTGTCAACGTTTTCTTTGGACTCAATAAAATCAGCAACTGCTTTCATATCCTCTGAACAGTTCTCTGCGACGACGTCTGGTCCTTTTGTTTTTGTGCTCTTGCCGTAACTCCTATGGTCTACTGCATAGACGGCAAAGCCCTTCTTGACGAGGTAGTCCATTAAATTATAGCCTTCGACAGGCAGGTTATACAGTGTGGCCCCACTCTTGACCCACGGAACCATGAGCACTACGTTTGAGGGAACGCCCTTGGCTGCCTTTTTCCCTACTACATAGATATCCAACCCCTGCGGTGTCTTGACCATGTATTCCTTCTGGACAATGCTGATCTCTTTTGCTGGACGAAGGGCAGCACAGCCTGAGAGATAGACAAAGGCCACCATTAACACAATAAAATACGTAATGAACCTCTTCATTTTCCCCCTCCTTATCTGTTGCCGCGTTTTTAAACTAGCCCCCTCACCATGGCGACAAACAATAAAATTAACTCTGCCATTATCACCTCCCTTCTACTATGTCCTTAAAACAAATCTCCTTACATCTTAAAGATTCTCTTGATAGCTATCACCTCCTCTTCAACGGCTTGAAACAAAAAAGGGTTGGAGATGACAATTTTGTTACTCCAACCCTTGCACGTAGATTTTAGACACAGGCTTTGCTGAAAAACAGGCGCAAGATTCACCCCTGCAGTAAGCTCAAATGCCC encodes the following:
- a CDS encoding beta-ketoacyl-[acyl-carrier-protein] synthase family protein, whose product is MKRVVITGIGVISPIGIGREEFWQGCVEGQSGIRPIQSFEVGHLRCGLGGQVEDPDYKKYIKAGNLRRMDRISRMAVASVKLAMEDADLLIEEEAPERVGIMIGTGLGSSKTVDLFFRDLVRDGPNEVAPLLFQTSVPNAICSHASIEFAIKGINSTFSQKEASAESAIVHAFEALRRGKAEVIFAGGADEISEPLYNVYATLGGLSPQRSKYPEGMRPFDRTRNGIVLGEGSGIMVMETLEHAHRRGATIYAEIVGYGMTGGNYGILSYDSDGRSMARAISQAVADLPQVDYICAAANSTQALDRAETKAIREVFGKKARGISISAIKSMTGEFDASGGIRGCAAVLGIKEGVVPPTINYREPDPECDLDYTVQGARRKKIESALLNGFANGGANVSVLFKRFS
- a CDS encoding alpha/beta fold hydrolase, with translation MKRFITYFIVLMVAFVYLSGCAALRPAKEISIVQKEYMVKTPQGLDIYVVGKKAAKGVPSNVVLMVPWVKSGATLYNLPVEGYNLMDYLVKKGFAVYAVDHRSYGKSTKTKGPDVVAENCSEDMKAVADFIESKENVDKVDVVGLSFGTVISLALAAKYPEEVERMVLMGLPYKTVNKKVKKGVAKLSHMAETGKNFVPSNPVSAKGIWYKYDEKVLNKFVEIVQKRTPKIPTGPFIDAQYCPHAKYVPMLKCPTLFMYGEHEVFVDLEDAMNCFKDCKVEKKAYMLIGNASHGLVLEKSHDMVFRTIYGWLSE
- a CDS encoding FAD-dependent thymidylate synthase, which produces MPLVGLKVSLLEMSEDPLSLLYVAYRQCYSSRWAGDMWEEDISEGRKATFIREMMVSGHDSPLEHVKFTFAIEGISRALTHQLVRYRIASYSQQSQRYVDMERFNYIVPPSIAEDEVLRKEFLRLMDDIQRGYLTLVAGFKEKGIVGEKAYEDARFVLPQAVETKIVVTMNCRELLHFFAQRCCQRAQWEIRALANKMLEICRKELPPVFENGGAKCERLGYCPEGKFSCGRFPLKEEVIGKEV